A single window of Synechococcus sp. C9 DNA harbors:
- a CDS encoding Rpn family recombination-promoting nuclease/putative transposase yields the protein MRTDTIFYQLFQTFPTLLMELLGEDPASIASYQFTSVEVKEKAFRFDGVFLPQREDKTIWFVEVQFQKVHEFYSQLFSEIFLFLQQYRPVQDWGVLVLFPDRQTEPALGKQYQELRGRVRAIYLNELKPGTSVRLGLVKLIVTPETEVIKAAQTLVETGKGVDGLLEFVETILIYKLKTLSREEIERMFTLGDLRQTRVYQEAKQEGRQEGRQEGRQEGEQRGKREILQRLLTRKFGSVPDDLNTKLAQLSLDQLGEIAEAIIDISSLEELENLLT from the coding sequence TTGCGTACCGACACAATTTTCTATCAACTGTTTCAGACCTTTCCTACCCTACTAATGGAACTGTTGGGGGAAGACCCTGCCAGCATTGCCAGCTATCAGTTCACCTCGGTGGAAGTCAAGGAAAAAGCCTTTCGTTTTGATGGGGTATTCCTGCCCCAAAGGGAGGATAAAACTATCTGGTTTGTAGAAGTGCAGTTCCAAAAGGTGCATGAATTTTATAGCCAGTTATTTAGTGAGATATTTCTATTTTTGCAACAGTACCGCCCGGTGCAGGATTGGGGGGTGTTGGTGTTGTTTCCAGACCGGCAGACGGAACCAGCTTTAGGTAAACAATATCAGGAATTGCGGGGGCGAGTGCGAGCCATTTATCTGAATGAATTAAAACCGGGGACATCGGTGAGATTGGGGCTAGTGAAATTAATTGTTACCCCAGAAACAGAAGTCATTAAAGCGGCACAGACATTGGTGGAAACGGGGAAAGGGGTGGATGGTTTGCTAGAATTTGTGGAGACGATACTGATTTACAAGTTAAAGACCTTGAGCCGGGAGGAGATAGAGCGGATGTTTACCTTGGGAGATTTACGGCAGACGCGGGTGTATCAAGAAGCCAAGCAAGAGGGTCGCCAAGAAGGTCGGCAAGAAGGTCGGCAAGAGGGAGAACAGAGGGGGAAACGAGAGATACTTCAACGATTACTCACCCGCAAGTTTGGCAGTGTACCCGATGATCTAAACACCAAACTGGCACAGCTATCCTTAGACCAACTGGGGGAAATTGCTGAGGCGATTATTGACATCTCTTCCCTGGAGGAGTTGGAAAATTTGCTGACCTAA
- a CDS encoding glycosyltransferase family 2 protein produces the protein MNLKAPVVFLIFNRPQLTAKVFQVIRQVAPKKLFIVADGPRSAEEAVLCEQTRSIVANMDWDCEVERNYAESNLGCRQRVSSGLDWVFSRTERAIILEDDCLPNHSFFHFCDELLERYQDQERVMAINGNNHQRGREVTPYSYYFSKYFHCWGWATWRRAWQYYDVTMQLWPEFRDGGYVESISDNEYETRYWLQKFEQMYQGKIDTWDYPFMFACFSQSGLVATPRVNLVSNIGFGVQATHTHNPHSPFANMPTAELGEITHPPFLVRNLTADQFVFDQVFDGAKLRQQDTIWGRLKQLKYRLSRFIKNL, from the coding sequence ATGAACCTGAAAGCACCGGTCGTTTTTTTAATTTTCAACCGTCCACAACTCACCGCCAAAGTATTTCAAGTAATCCGCCAAGTGGCACCTAAAAAGTTATTCATTGTGGCGGATGGACCAAGAAGTGCGGAAGAAGCAGTGTTGTGTGAACAAACCCGCTCGATTGTGGCGAATATGGATTGGGATTGTGAGGTGGAGCGGAATTATGCTGAAAGTAATTTAGGGTGTCGTCAGCGGGTATCGAGTGGTTTAGATTGGGTATTTTCCCGGACAGAGCGAGCAATTATCTTAGAAGATGACTGTTTGCCAAATCATTCATTTTTTCACTTTTGTGATGAATTATTAGAACGGTATCAGGATCAAGAACGGGTGATGGCTATCAATGGCAACAACCATCAACGGGGGCGGGAAGTAACTCCCTATAGTTATTATTTTTCCAAGTATTTTCATTGTTGGGGTTGGGCAACCTGGCGGCGGGCCTGGCAGTATTACGATGTGACGATGCAACTTTGGCCAGAATTTCGGGACGGTGGCTATGTCGAATCCATCAGTGATAACGAATATGAAACACGATATTGGTTACAGAAATTTGAACAGATGTATCAGGGGAAAATTGACACTTGGGATTATCCATTTATGTTTGCCTGTTTTAGCCAGAGCGGTTTGGTCGCCACGCCCAGGGTCAACCTAGTTTCCAATATCGGCTTTGGGGTGCAAGCCACCCATACCCATAATCCCCACAGTCCTTTTGCAAATATGCCCACCGCAGAATTAGGAGAAATCACCCATCCTCCTTTTTTAGTGAGGAATTTGACCGCCGATCAATTTGTCTTTGACCAAGTTTTTGATGGAGCAAAACTACGGCAACAAGATACCATCTGGGGACGATTGAAACAACTCAAATATCGCCTAAGTCGTTTCATAAAAAATCTGTGA
- a CDS encoding Rpn family recombination-promoting nuclease/putative transposase — MRTDTIFYQLFQTFPTLLMELLGEDPASIASYQFTSVEVKEKAFRFDGVFLPQREDKTIWFVEVQFQKVHEFYSQLFSEIFLFLQQYRPVQDWGVLVLFPDRQTEPALGKQYQELRGRVRAIYLNELKPGTSVRLGLVKLIVTPETEVIKAAQTLVETGKGVDGLLEFVETILIYKLKTLSREEIERMFTLGDLRQTKVYQEAKQEGEQRGKREILQRLLTRKFGSVPDDLNTKLAQLSLDQLGEIAEAIIDISSLEELENLLT; from the coding sequence TTGCGTACCGACACAATTTTCTATCAACTGTTTCAGACCTTTCCTACCCTACTAATGGAACTGTTGGGGGAAGACCCTGCCAGCATTGCCAGCTATCAGTTCACCTCGGTGGAAGTCAAGGAAAAAGCCTTTCGTTTTGATGGGGTATTCCTGCCCCAAAGGGAGGATAAAACTATCTGGTTTGTAGAAGTGCAGTTCCAAAAGGTGCATGAATTTTATAGCCAGTTATTTAGTGAGATATTTCTATTTTTGCAACAGTACCGCCCGGTGCAGGATTGGGGGGTGTTGGTGTTGTTTCCAGACCGGCAGACGGAACCAGCTTTAGGTAAACAATATCAGGAATTGCGGGGGCGAGTGCGAGCCATTTATCTGAATGAATTAAAACCGGGGACATCGGTGAGATTGGGGCTAGTGAAATTAATTGTTACCCCAGAAACAGAAGTCATTAAAGCGGCACAGACATTGGTGGAAACGGGGAAAGGGGTGGATGGTTTGCTAGAATTTGTGGAGACGATACTGATTTACAAGTTAAAGACCCTGAGCCGGGAGGAAATAGAGCGGATGTTTACCCTGGGAGATTTACGGCAGACGAAGGTGTATCAGGAAGCCAAACAAGAGGGAGAACAGAGGGGGAAACGCGAGATACTCCAACGGTTACTCACCCGCAAGTTTGGCAGTGTACCCGATGATCTAAACACCAAACTGGCACAGCTATCCCTAGACCAACTGGGGGAAATTGCTGAGGCGATTATTGACATCTCTTCCCTGGAGGAGTTGGAAAATTTGCTGACCTAA
- a CDS encoding DsrE family protein has protein sequence MKKLTLGVLVGSIGLLTTLFIPSINSLFISPAQSEIKSAQSEVPGRKQNIIIHLNHGTDDLHAAFMALKLARGIQKKGNVQVILLLTLEGVRIVDKQQPLDLRWGNDPMTLQQLYDEFIAAGGQVRACPMCSAAVGITAEDLRSGAQMATGNQDIPSLILAADKVVDF, from the coding sequence ATGAAAAAACTGACCCTGGGCGTTCTGGTTGGCTCAATCGGCCTTTTAACTACACTTTTTATACCTTCTATCAACTCTCTGTTTATATCTCCTGCCCAGTCGGAAATTAAATCAGCGCAATCTGAAGTCCCTGGGAGAAAGCAAAATATCATCATTCACCTCAATCATGGAACAGACGATTTGCACGCCGCTTTTATGGCACTAAAACTCGCTAGGGGTATCCAAAAAAAAGGGAATGTTCAAGTGATACTCCTATTGACCTTAGAGGGAGTGCGAATTGTGGATAAACAGCAACCGTTAGACTTACGTTGGGGCAATGACCCAATGACCCTGCAACAACTCTATGACGAATTCATCGCCGCAGGAGGACAAGTGAGAGCCTGTCCCATGTGTTCAGCCGCCGTAGGGATCACCGCTGAAGATTTGCGTTCAGGAGCACAAATGGCTACAGGAAATCAGGATATACCCAGCCTCATTTTAGCCGCTGATAAAGTGGTGGATTTCTAA
- a CDS encoding Rpn family recombination-promoting nuclease/putative transposase yields MRTDTIFYQLFQTFPTLLMELLGEDPAAIASYQFTSVEVKEKAFRFDGVFLPQREDKTIWFVEVQFQKVHEFYSQLFSEIFLFLQQYRPVQDWGVLVLFPDRQTEPALGKQYQELRGRVRAIYLNELKPGTSVILGLVKLIVTPETEVIKAAQTLVETGKGVDGLLEFVETILIYKLKTLSREEIERMFTLGDLRQTRVYQEAKQEGRQEGRQEGRQEGEQRGKREILQRLLTRKFGSVPDDLNTKLAQLSLDQLGEIAEAIIDISSLEELENLLT; encoded by the coding sequence TTGCGTACCGACACAATTTTCTATCAACTGTTTCAGACCTTTCCTACCCTACTAATGGAACTGTTGGGGGAAGACCCTGCCGCCATTGCCAGCTATCAGTTCACCTCGGTGGAAGTCAAGGAAAAAGCCTTTCGTTTTGATGGGGTATTCCTGCCCCAAAGGGAGGATAAAACTATCTGGTTTGTAGAAGTGCAGTTCCAAAAGGTGCATGAATTTTATAGCCAGTTATTTAGTGAGATATTTCTATTTTTGCAACAGTACCGCCCGGTGCAGGATTGGGGGGTGTTGGTGTTGTTTCCAGACCGGCAGACGGAACCAGCTTTAGGTAAACAATATCAGGAATTGCGGGGGCGAGTGCGAGCCATTTATCTGAATGAATTAAAACCGGGGACATCGGTGATATTGGGGCTAGTGAAATTAATTGTTACCCCAGAAACAGAAGTCATTAAAGCGGCACAGACATTGGTGGAAACGGGGAAAGGGGTGGATGGTTTGCTAGAATTTGTGGAGACGATACTGATTTACAAGTTAAAGACCTTGAGCCGGGAGGAGATAGAGCGGATGTTTACCTTGGGAGATTTACGGCAGACGCGGGTGTATCAAGAAGCCAAGCAAGAGGGTCGCCAAGAAGGTCGGCAAGAAGGTCGGCAAGAGGGAGAACAGAGGGGGAAACGAGAGATACTTCAACGATTACTCACCCGCAAGTTTGGCAGTGTACCCGATGATCTAAACACCAAACTGGCACAGCTATCCTTAGACCAACTGGGGGAAATTGCTGAGGCGATTATTGACATCTCTTCCCTGGAGGAGTTGGAAAATTTGCTGACCTAA
- the dapB gene encoding 4-hydroxy-tetrahydrodipicolinate reductase — translation MNQPIPVIVTGAAGKMGRQVVKAVASSNDFVLMGAVDRHHLGEDVGEVAGIGALEVPITPDLQSLCALVAQEKQAGVLVDFTHPQSVYENVRAAIAYGVYPVVGTTGLSLEQIQDLAEFCDKASMGCIIAPNFSIGMVLLQQAAIQACRYFDHVEIIELHHNQKADAPSGTALKTAQMLAEMGKTYNPATVNETETLPGARGGLGPEHIRIHSVRLPGLIAHQEVIFGAPGELYTLRHDTSDRSCYMPGVLLAIRKVRQLKQLVYGLEKILD, via the coding sequence ATGAATCAACCTATCCCGGTCATCGTCACCGGTGCCGCTGGAAAAATGGGTCGCCAGGTGGTTAAAGCAGTGGCTAGTAGTAATGACTTCGTACTGATGGGGGCGGTGGATCGGCATCACCTGGGGGAGGATGTGGGGGAAGTGGCGGGCATCGGGGCATTGGAAGTACCGATTACGCCGGATTTGCAGTCTTTGTGTGCCCTGGTGGCTCAGGAAAAACAAGCGGGGGTACTGGTGGATTTTACCCATCCCCAGAGCGTTTATGAAAATGTGCGGGCGGCGATTGCTTACGGGGTGTATCCGGTGGTGGGTACGACCGGTTTAAGTTTAGAGCAAATTCAAGATTTGGCGGAATTTTGTGATAAGGCGAGCATGGGCTGTATTATTGCTCCTAATTTTTCGATTGGTATGGTGTTATTGCAACAGGCGGCGATTCAAGCCTGTCGTTATTTTGACCATGTGGAAATCATCGAATTACACCACAACCAAAAAGCCGATGCCCCCAGTGGCACTGCCCTCAAAACCGCCCAAATGTTAGCGGAAATGGGCAAAACCTATAACCCTGCTACGGTTAACGAAACCGAAACCTTACCCGGCGCTCGGGGGGGATTAGGTCCAGAACATATCCGCATTCATAGTGTCCGTTTGCCGGGACTGATTGCCCACCAGGAAGTGATTTTTGGTGCCCCAGGGGAACTTTATACCCTGCGCCATGACACCAGCGACCGCAGTTGTTATATGCCGGGGGTTTTACTTGCCATTCGCAAGGTACGGCAACTTAAACAATTGGTTTATGGATTGGAAAAAATTTTGGATTAG
- the radC gene encoding DNA repair protein RadC produces MTNSYRLRICDLPTTERPRERLLQQGAGALGTGELLAILLGTGSGQLSAVGLGQYLLQTLGQHQQDALAVLRDIKPAELMTIPGIGPAKATKILAAIELGKRVFLSRPLERTPIDSPELAAIALAPELMWAETERFGLVLLDVKHRLLGTRVLTIGTATETLAHPREIFREAIRLGATRLVVGHNHPSGNLTPSPADLELTKQLLQCSKILDVPILDHLILGQGNHCSLRSTTRLWDGYDCP; encoded by the coding sequence ATGACGAATTCCTACCGATTGCGGATCTGTGACCTGCCCACCACCGAGCGACCCCGGGAACGGCTGTTGCAACAGGGGGCAGGGGCGTTGGGGACGGGGGAATTGTTGGCGATTCTCCTGGGCACCGGGTCGGGCCAACTCTCCGCCGTTGGCTTGGGGCAATACCTCCTGCAGACCTTGGGGCAACATCAACAGGATGCCCTAGCGGTATTACGGGACATCAAACCGGCAGAGTTAATGACCATTCCCGGCATTGGTCCCGCCAAAGCCACCAAAATTTTAGCCGCCATTGAACTGGGCAAACGGGTCTTTTTGAGCCGTCCCCTGGAGCGCACCCCCATTGATAGCCCGGAATTGGCCGCCATCGCCCTGGCACCGGAACTCATGTGGGCGGAAACCGAACGGTTCGGTCTTGTGCTTCTGGATGTCAAACACCGTCTGCTGGGCACTCGGGTGCTGACCATTGGCACGGCAACGGAAACCCTGGCGCACCCCCGGGAAATTTTTCGGGAAGCCATCCGCTTGGGGGCAACCCGTTTGGTGGTCGGGCACAACCATCCCTCCGGCAATCTCACCCCTAGCCCAGCGGATTTGGAACTGACCAAACAATTATTACAATGTAGTAAAATTTTGGATGTACCGATTTTGGATCATCTCATCTTGGGGCAGGGCAACCACTGTAGTTTACGCAGTACCACCCGATTGTGGGATGGGTATGACTGTCCGTGA
- a CDS encoding SUMF1/EgtB/PvdO family nonheme iron enzyme — protein MLISDLMDKQEFLYHLYQDCRQKTLALVTDVTATQLQQQVHPELSPLGWHFGHIAYTEALWLLGEPLPYPELTPIFRVDGYAKSQRGSLLPSPELLWEYVHTIREKILVNLSKITPEQERIWHWVIQHEMQHQETMTVIRVLQKNLTLKIPAVTVPKKLIPIPTGQAILGNNGVNALDNECPTYTQDIDSFQIRNTPVTQAEFAEFIAAGGYREPHWWSEDGWAWLQKTNITQPLYWQLADEDLPVCGISYYEAEAYCRFVGKRLPTEMEWEWAAQQGLPTQGQVWEWTDSWFAPYPNFTAYPYPGYSANYFDRQHKVMRGGSWATHAYLQRPSFRNWYHPHIQYMFTGLRWVIDS, from the coding sequence ATGCTGATAAGTGACCTCATGGACAAGCAGGAATTTTTATACCATTTATATCAGGATTGTCGGCAAAAAACCTTGGCTTTAGTTACGGATGTCACTGCAACACAACTGCAACAGCAGGTGCATCCCGAATTGAGTCCCCTGGGTTGGCATTTTGGGCATATTGCCTACACGGAAGCCCTGTGGTTATTAGGGGAACCATTGCCCTACCCTGAACTCACGCCCATTTTTCGGGTGGATGGGTATGCCAAATCCCAGCGTGGTTCTCTCTTACCATCCCCAGAGTTGCTGTGGGAATATGTGCATACTATTCGTGAGAAAATTTTAGTCAATTTATCCAAAATTACTCCTGAACAAGAGCGGATTTGGCACTGGGTAATTCAACATGAAATGCAACACCAAGAAACCATGACTGTCATCCGGGTTTTGCAAAAGAATTTAACACTCAAAATTCCAGCAGTTACCGTGCCAAAAAAGCTAATTCCTATTCCCACTGGACAAGCGATTCTTGGAAATAATGGCGTAAATGCGCTGGATAATGAATGTCCAACTTATACCCAAGACATTGACAGTTTTCAGATTCGTAACACTCCTGTCACCCAAGCCGAATTTGCGGAATTTATCGCCGCTGGTGGTTATCGGGAACCCCATTGGTGGTCTGAGGATGGGTGGGCATGGTTGCAAAAAACGAACATAACTCAGCCATTGTACTGGCAATTAGCAGATGAAGACCTGCCAGTGTGTGGCATTAGTTATTACGAAGCCGAAGCCTATTGCCGGTTTGTGGGGAAACGATTACCGACGGAGATGGAGTGGGAATGGGCGGCGCAACAGGGATTACCGACGCAGGGTCAGGTGTGGGAATGGACGGATTCTTGGTTTGCTCCTTACCCAAACTTCACCGCTTATCCCTATCCGGGCTACTCAGCCAATTACTTTGACCGTCAGCACAAAGTCATGCGGGGTGGGAGTTGGGCAACCCATGCCTATCTGCAACGCCCTAGTTTTCGTAATTGGTATCATCCGCATATCCAGTATATGTTCACTGGACTGCGTTGGGTTATAGATAGTTAG
- a CDS encoding valine--tRNA ligase has protein sequence MTELPSQYSPHATEAHWQAYWEQHQVFVADPSAPGEPYCIVIPPPNVTGSLHMGHAFEHSLIDVLVRYHRMLGRNTLWLPGTDHASIAVSTLLEKELQAQGKTRQDLGRTAYLERAWQWKETSGNAIVTQIRRLGLSVDWSRERFTMDAGLSRAVIHAFVELYRAGLIYRGKYLVNWCPATQSAVSDLEVESQEVDGHLWHFRYPLAEGNGFVEVATTRPETMLGDTAVAVNPNDSRYQDLIGKKVILPLVNREIPIIADAWVDPEFGTGCVKVTPAHDPNDFAIGKRHHLPLINILNPDGSLNENAGEFQGQDRFVARKNVVQALESQGYLVRVESYRHTVPYSDRGKVPIEPLLSTQWFVKIAPLSEQALTDFDNHNSPQFIPERWGKVYRDWLVKLNDWCISRQLWWGHRIPAWYVVSETDHTITDTTPFIVAENEVEAQKLAQAQFGDDAVLEQDPDVLDTWFSSGLWPFSTLGWPEATADFNRYYPTTTLVTGFDIIFFWVARMTMLGRYFTGTMPFQTVYIHGLVRDENNKKMSKSAGNGIDPLVLIEKYGVDALRFALVKEVVGAGQDIRLDYNRKTDESPTVEASRNFANKIWNAARFVLMNLEGKTPADLPPIDPVLAELSDRWILSCHHRTIAQINQELRAYNLGEAAKLLYEYIWGDFCDWYIELVKSRLQDATHPTRPLAQRILAEILGDLMKLLHPFMPHITETLWHSLVRPEPGVSLARQPYPQADPSQIDRELETDFDLVIQIIRTIRNLRAIAEIKPGLTVPITLQTPSSREEAIIEASQQYICDLAKVRPLTWGKDLTAQRQTLVGITGTVQVLLPLTGLVDVATLRAKVERDVQKIRVQADGLAARLNNAQFLAKAPPDVVQTHQAQLAELTQQIELLQSRLQQLQ, from the coding sequence ATGACCGAATTGCCCTCCCAATACTCCCCCCACGCCACCGAAGCCCACTGGCAAGCCTATTGGGAGCAACATCAGGTGTTTGTGGCTGACCCATCTGCCCCCGGCGAACCCTATTGCATTGTGATCCCCCCCCCAAATGTCACGGGGAGCCTGCACATGGGACACGCTTTTGAACATAGCCTGATTGATGTTCTGGTTCGGTATCATCGGATGTTGGGGCGCAATACATTGTGGTTACCTGGTACGGATCACGCCAGTATTGCCGTCAGTACTTTGTTGGAAAAAGAACTGCAAGCTCAGGGCAAAACCCGTCAGGATTTGGGGCGCACCGCCTATCTGGAGCGGGCATGGCAATGGAAGGAAACCTCCGGCAATGCGATTGTCACCCAAATTCGGCGGCTGGGTTTATCGGTGGACTGGTCACGGGAACGATTTACGATGGATGCGGGTTTGTCCCGGGCGGTAATACACGCTTTTGTGGAATTGTATCGGGCGGGGTTGATTTATCGGGGCAAATATCTGGTGAATTGGTGTCCGGCGACCCAGTCAGCGGTGTCGGATTTGGAAGTGGAATCCCAGGAAGTGGACGGTCATCTCTGGCATTTTCGTTACCCCTTGGCGGAGGGAAATGGCTTTGTGGAAGTCGCCACCACCCGCCCGGAGACGATGTTAGGGGATACGGCGGTTGCAGTCAATCCTAACGATTCCCGCTATCAAGATTTAATTGGCAAAAAAGTGATTTTACCCCTGGTGAATAGGGAAATTCCGATTATTGCGGATGCCTGGGTTGACCCGGAATTTGGTACGGGTTGCGTAAAAGTCACTCCCGCCCACGACCCCAACGATTTTGCAATCGGCAAGCGGCATCATTTGCCACTGATTAATATCTTGAATCCCGATGGTTCTCTCAATGAAAATGCCGGGGAATTTCAGGGGCAAGACCGGTTTGTTGCCCGTAAAAATGTGGTGCAAGCCCTAGAAAGTCAAGGCTATTTAGTGCGGGTTGAATCCTATCGCCATACGGTGCCCTACAGTGACCGGGGTAAAGTCCCCATTGAACCCCTATTGTCCACCCAATGGTTTGTGAAAATTGCTCCCTTATCCGAACAAGCCCTTACGGATTTTGACAACCACAATTCACCCCAATTTATTCCCGAACGCTGGGGCAAAGTCTATCGGGATTGGTTGGTCAAATTAAACGATTGGTGTATCTCCCGCCAATTGTGGTGGGGGCATCGCATTCCTGCCTGGTATGTGGTGAGTGAAACGGATCATACGATTACGGATACCACGCCGTTTATTGTTGCAGAAAATGAAGTCGAAGCCCAAAAACTCGCCCAGGCACAATTTGGGGACGATGCAGTTTTAGAACAGGACCCGGATGTATTGGATACCTGGTTTTCTTCGGGTTTATGGCCTTTTTCCACCCTGGGTTGGCCGGAAGCAACCGCTGATTTTAACCGCTATTACCCAACAACGACCCTGGTGACCGGGTTTGATATTATCTTTTTTTGGGTCGCTCGCATGACCATGTTGGGGCGATATTTCACCGGTACAATGCCCTTTCAGACCGTATATATTCATGGCTTGGTGCGGGACGAAAACAATAAAAAAATGTCCAAATCGGCGGGGAATGGGATTGACCCCTTGGTATTGATTGAAAAATATGGGGTGGATGCCCTACGCTTTGCCCTAGTCAAAGAAGTGGTGGGAGCCGGTCAAGATATTCGTTTAGATTACAATCGCAAAACCGATGAATCTCCCACCGTTGAAGCCAGCCGTAACTTTGCCAATAAAATTTGGAATGCGGCTCGATTTGTGTTGATGAATTTAGAGGGAAAAACCCCCGCAGATTTACCCCCTATTGACCCGGTTTTAGCGGAACTCAGCGACCGATGGATTTTATCCTGTCACCATCGCACCATTGCTCAGATTAACCAGGAATTAAGGGCATACAATTTGGGGGAAGCCGCCAAACTTTTGTATGAATATATTTGGGGGGATTTTTGTGATTGGTATATTGAATTGGTGAAATCCCGTCTGCAAGATGCCACCCATCCCACTCGCCCCCTTGCCCAGCGCATTTTGGCAGAAATTTTAGGGGATTTGATGAAACTTCTGCACCCCTTCATGCCCCATATTACGGAGACCCTCTGGCACAGTTTAGTGCGCCCAGAACCCGGGGTAAGTCTTGCCCGCCAACCCTATCCCCAAGCCGATCCCAGCCAAATTGACCGGGAATTGGAAACGGATTTTGACCTGGTAATTCAAATCATTCGCACCATTCGCAATTTACGGGCGATTGCCGAAATTAAACCCGGTCTGACTGTACCCATTACCCTGCAAACTCCTTCGTCTCGGGAAGAGGCGATCATTGAAGCGAGCCAGCAGTACATTTGCGATTTAGCCAAGGTGCGACCCCTCACCTGGGGCAAAGACCTGACGGCGCAACGGCAAACCCTGGTGGGGATCACTGGTACGGTGCAGGTGTTGTTACCCCTGACAGGGCTGGTGGATGTGGCGACCCTCAGGGCAAAGGTCGAACGGGATGTACAGAAAATTCGAGTACAGGCGGATGGGTTAGCCGCCCGCTTAAATAATGCCCAATTCCTCGCCAAGGCTCCCCCCGACGTGGTACAAACCCACCAAGCCCAATTGGCTGAACTCACCCAACAGATCGAACTCCTCCAAAGTCGTCTGCAACAACTGCAATAG
- a CDS encoding DNA recombination-mediator protein A: protein MPSTFDPPKIDEFLAELAAIQQTGSKRIALLGSRHVPITHQYLIELLAYALVLAGNRVLTSGATGVNAAVIRGAMRADPNLLTVILPQSLSKQPPESQEQLKQVMHLVEKPEYDDLSLAEASTLCNNEIVSRCQQLVCFAFHDSHTLMVTCREAEEQRKIVTLFYFD from the coding sequence TTGCCTTCCACGTTTGACCCACCCAAAATTGACGAGTTTTTGGCAGAACTTGCCGCCATTCAACAAACCGGCTCCAAACGCATTGCCCTGCTGGGTTCTCGTCACGTTCCCATTACCCATCAGTACTTAATTGAACTGTTAGCCTACGCCTTGGTATTGGCGGGCAATCGGGTGTTAACTTCCGGGGCAACGGGGGTGAATGCGGCGGTAATTCGAGGCGCAATGCGGGCTGACCCAAATTTATTAACGGTGATTTTGCCCCAAAGTTTAAGCAAACAACCCCCGGAATCCCAGGAGCAACTTAAACAGGTGATGCACTTGGTGGAAAAACCCGAATACGATGACCTTTCCCTCGCCGAAGCCAGCACCCTTTGCAACAATGAAATTGTCTCCCGTTGTCAACAATTGGTGTGTTTTGCATTTCATGATAGCCATACCCTCATGGTCACCTGTCGGGAAGCGGAAGAGCAACGGAAAATTGTAACCTTGTTTTACTTTGATTGA
- a CDS encoding GerMN domain-containing protein — protein sequence MIRSSLAGKSRRVWWVALAASVCVGAVGGGTVWWVQHSRQPASQQFVVTAEQPRLYWLKVQQGREMLVSDPLLNAPKDDPTAALRQAINLILSTPPDGMTTAIPNGTRLLNLELKNGAVYVNLSQEFTSGGGSYSVIYRVAQVIYTASSLNPQAPIYLQIEGQPAPPIAGEGLVIDYPTTRRQFAQDAGLPLI from the coding sequence ATGATTCGCTCAAGTTTGGCGGGAAAATCCCGGCGGGTGTGGTGGGTGGCTCTGGCGGCATCCGTATGTGTGGGCGCAGTAGGGGGTGGTACGGTCTGGTGGGTGCAACATTCCCGGCAACCGGCATCCCAACAGTTTGTGGTCACGGCGGAACAACCCCGTTTGTACTGGTTGAAGGTGCAACAGGGGAGGGAAATGTTGGTCAGCGACCCGTTGCTCAATGCCCCCAAGGACGACCCTACGGCGGCTCTGCGACAGGCGATCAATCTGATTCTCAGCACCCCTCCCGACGGCATGACCACCGCCATTCCCAACGGTACTCGGTTGCTCAATTTGGAATTAAAAAATGGTGCGGTTTACGTCAATCTTTCCCAAGAATTTACCAGCGGTGGGGGCAGTTACTCGGTGATTTATCGGGTAGCTCAGGTGATTTATACCGCCAGCAGTTTGAACCCCCAAGCCCCCATTTATCTACAAATTGAAGGGCAACCTGCGCCACCCATTGCTGGGGAAGGATTGGTGATTGATTACCCAACCACCCGCCGTCAATTTGCCCAGGATGCGGGGTTACCGTTGATCTAA